In Gambusia affinis linkage group LG20, SWU_Gaff_1.0, whole genome shotgun sequence, the genomic window ACATACTCCCTGATGTACTCCTGCAGAGGACATCTTGTCCAGATCCTTCTTGCTGACCCGACTGACTTGCACCCCTCGCCGATGTGCTTCCTCACATACCGATAAAACAGAGGCCCTCAGAGAGGTCTCCCCATCTTTAACCAACAGCTGGTAGACCTTCCTTCTCCCCTGAGTGAGAGCCAGGAGACAAGGAGCAATGCCAAAGACAACTTCAGCTGTATCTTCTTGCTTTGGTCTCAGCTGCctctttgtctctttgtctGCAGGGAAGTCTTCCAGACTCAGTTTCCTAAGCTCAGACGATACCTTGAAGACTCCCCCCCTCCCATGATTCTGTGGTGGTAGGATATCATTCTTAGAGGATTTATCCTTGAATGACTTCTTACGGCCTGCTGTCCTTTCAGCTACTGCAGGGTGATGTGGCGCAGTGGAAGGATTTGACCCTCTGTGGCGCCTTTTGACCGCAGGGTCCCGGTTTCTGTCCTCTGGGCTCAGGTGGGAAGTCTCTGCTGGAGGCCCCATAGAGGACACTGGTCTGGACAGTTTTCGGCACCAGTCAAGAACAAACTTGTGCTGGTGGGTAGAGCTGCTGAGCCACATGTTAAAATAGCTGCAAAAACAGGTCGAGATGCAGTTGAAGTCCGTCCAAATGAAACTTGCCAAAAACGTCTGTAATCTTCAGATCACTCCATGTGGTCATACATTTTATAAAGCGTTGTCGAGTCTCAGATGGGAGTATTTTCACCTACAGGAAGAAGATCCTGCAGCTTATACGTGAACTACGCACATGTGCGAATCACGCTATGTCAAGTAAACAATTTTAACACCggatatcaaaacattttacctaataaaataaaagcgcGATGAGCAGCGTTCTTGgcataatatttaaaaagacaaaacaaataatttcttctCATCTGAAATCATTAGAAGTTCtttattcattcaaaaaaataaaaataaaaataaaaataaatcccataaaataagtgaaatgtaataaataataacagaaCGAGGACTATAGAGCCTGCTCTTTTATCCAAAATGTCTTGtaagtttttttatgtaaaataaaatcgcACACAAATAAACTCATTCCAACTACCCAAGGTGAAACGTAAATCAATGATAAAACACAACACTAATTAGTGAATGTATCATAAAAAATTAATGAGGGTCAGTagtttttaagataaaaaaaaaaagctatacaTTGgatgaaaacacataaaacagcTCTTCTTAACTCAGATTAAAggacaaataattaataaatcattaaatgaatgaatgaattattttcctttattctttTGGGATGTCCATATTATTCtgttcttcatttgttttaatttttaaatcaactttgtGAATAAGAGATGTTAACCAGTATCAACTttctgtaataatttattatatgCTGGTTATTATATTTCATGTGTGATCCGACGGTAGCAGCTCAAACAACCACCCAGCACATAATGTGTTTGAGCAATAGATGTAGTGACAACTTTTACAACAGTGTTACAACTCTAATTAATACCTCACCTCTTTGAACTGGGCCATGTaaaaaacaccagagcaattttatttattagtttactTCTGATTTATGGCTACACTGTGTATGGAGTGGACTCCATTTTattctgtacatttttgttgtttttttgttttgtttgattttcttttgtagttGCTTTGTTAGAACCTTTTGCACCTCTGCTGGGccagaaaaatattacattacGACTCATTTTTAAGAGCCtaaaaatttttatctttaaacttTCTGTATCCTTATTGCTTTACGTCAAATCGTTgtgcctcttgtgatgtcatcagctcGTAAGTGTACCTGCAGAAttagctttgcttttttttactgttatattTGTGTATTGAATTACACTAAGTGTGAAATTCTATTGTGGAAATCAAAACTTTATTACCCAGCTGTGTTTTCTTACTGTCATTGtacatttgttatttaaaacaacatcaACTAGAACGCACAAAACCTGTATatgttattgtaatttttaactatggatttatttattttttttggctgtgtGTTTAAATTCCTActtgtattttaaaagttatttctatCAACTTCCGGCAATTTGATTAACTTTCGTCATATGACGAAACAGCAAAATTGACGTCTTCCTTGTTGTTCCGTGGCTACGTCATTTCCCGGAAGGGCAACTGTAGCAACACGGAAGcgttggaagaaaaacaaataagcgTTTAATTTTGAGTCTATTTGAAGTCAGAGAAGAGTTACTGGGCTCCgcttttcttctgtgtttccCTGTCTTTGACGAAAACTGTGGTCTATGGTAAGTGTGACTTTGTCTCGGCTCCGGTTGGTTCGGTGTGTCAGGTTATACAAGAACAGAACCGAGTCAAATGGGGCTCAAACCTGACTTTAGGCCTTTTGGGCACATAACTAACAGCTGAGACATTTACAACCCAGGATTGAATCTTACTAATGTAGTAAACACAAAAGAACAAGATGTTGGAAATCATTTAAAGACGCTTATAACGAGATCCTTTTGTGGTGAACAGTTCATGTTCAGATGGAAatcccctctttttttcttaaataactaCTTGTACAGGTACTGAACTAACCAAATAGTTAGCCGACGCATCAGAAATAACGTCATGTTTCGTTAAATatgtcagtatttttttctggcaaaaGGATGGAAAGTGTCACATTCTCGTGTTTCAGTCAGATatctctaaaaatatattttatctcaCCTACATCTGAAAGTTTAATCatagtttaaaaactaatttccaTTACCAACGTATTACCTTGTCATTTTGGAGACCAGAACAATGTTATGTTGTTGAAAGGGGCTTTCCTTTACAGTAAGTGCATAAATTCGTAAATTTTCTCTCCTCAGAAGAAAAAATGCTTCCATTTATTACTCATAgtagttttcactttttttccccttcatacTTACTAAAAACTTCTGTCATACTGTTGATTTGGTTTAAAGTCCGTTTAGCGAGATGTCAAAGAAGCTGATTGAGTGAGTTTTCACTGACTGTCTAGAGCATAGAGTGAAGATGCACTGCCCCTCcctcacctgttgctgcacattCGGCCAGTGGTCTGAAAACTGTCCcacaataaagacaaatttatCTGTAAGGAAACactttatatatgtatatatataaaagtccCAGCTATAATTGGCCAGCTACCAACAGCTTGTCTGTGTGCGTtaggttaaatattttttgacactTTGCTGGATAACATAAAGATATTTTGATGGGACACAGTTATAGCGAATCTTTCTTTTGTTAGGACATCTTGTTCTCTGCTCTATAGTGGAGACCTGTGGCTGAACAACAAATACAATCTGGCCCACAAAGACTTTTATCTGGTTGTAATGATGTCATCGGTCAAGTGATGAGTGACTCGGCACATTCCAGACTACTTTAAGGTTCACTTAATTTTCCACCTGAttgtgtaaaaagaaatgtgatctCGTTCCGACTGTAGTCCCATAATTTATCAAATAAGTTGGTAAGTAAGTATTTAAACATGTGTTAATTTAGATTTGGTTTGAAATGCATACCATAAATAGATAAATTtatctgtaattattttaagccctcaataattttctaaaatgattgGATTCCTTATTTGCTCAAATAGACATACTCAATTATTTGACcaatttaattacattatttcATGATCCTGATTTGGATTTTGTCAGTGTCATTGGGTGGGGTTGctgacacattttttaaatttgtatgtaTGTTTACATActtaaatgaatattaattatctaattaattattattttatttattatagtttttGAAATGATGATCACCTACCTGAACAATTATTTGACAAGTTATTGATCTGTTGGGATAGCTTTTTGCTTCACAgactaaaacatttgtttacattagTCACTGTTTTATCTTTCTTccaattttgcattttttaaaggatttctaTTCtatattttgcttcatttttatcGTGGACCTTGATAttgtaacaaaaatgttaaagtgagTATGAAGTTGCATACGTTGTCACAAACATTGTAGGAaatgtttatcattttataATATCATCCTCTCCAAATACCTCATTAACATCTTAAGGTATCATTAGAATAGTAACTGCGTTAATGAAAACCTCATGGCTCGGCTCAGTAATTATGAACATGTTTCACtcgtctttttattttttatttttatgtttttaaacgtacattttttaaaaatagattttagaatatttttgcctttgctTTCCTTACACAGATGGAGTTCCTGTTTGGGAAGAGGAAGACCCCGGAGGAGATGCTAAGGCAGAACCAGAGGGCGCTCAACCGGGCCATGAGAGACCTGGACCGAGAGCGAATGAAGCTGgagcagcaggagaagaagaTCATCGCTGACATAAAGAAGATGGCCAAACAGGGACAAATGGTGAGCTAAAAGGAAAATGCACCAGTTCATCATATCGGCGACTGGCAGCGGAAATACTGCGAaagaattatttctatttttgcttaTCCATTACTTGCAGCAAAACTAAAAACTCCAACTCTTTGTTTGCCCACAAACTAACAGCATGACAcacttttaaagtttaacaACAACCAGGTACAGGTTAGGACATGCTGTGACtaagaataaatttgtaaaaaaaaaaaaaaaaagaaagaaaaaacagaacaaaagatttaaaaaaaccccgGATATGTCTGTTTCATAAGGAATTTTGTGTTGTCCCAATCTCCGCAGGACGCAGTAAAGATCATGGCGAAGGATTTGGTTCGCACGCGGCGCTACATCAAGAAGTTCATCATgatgaaagccaacattcaggCTGTCAGCCTAAAGATCCAGACGCTCAAGTCTAACAACAGCATGGCACAGGCGATGAAAGGCGTCACCAAGGCCATGGCCACCATGAACAGACAGGTCTGTGAAGTCCACTAGAAGTTCTAGTGGACTTCTGTGATGGAAGTCGACAGCACTCCTTCCTGTTCTAATGATGTCATTTCCCCCCCCATTCCCGCAGCTGAAGCTCCCTCAGATTCAGAAGATCATGATGGAGTTTGAGAAACAGAGCGAGATGATGGATATGAAGGAGGAGATGATGAACGACGCCATCGATGACGCCATGGGGGATGAGGACGATGAAGAGGAGAGGTActttaaacattacatttttttaaggattACCCTTATTTGTGAGGGATATGAAACGTTCCCGCAGCTAGTTGGCTTCGCATAAGGCCAGAAATAAGGGGGAATGGATCAAAACGTCTCTCTGTCTAAAAACACAGTGAATATCTTGTTTGTTGACGTGTGCTTCTCATGCAGCGACGCCATCGTCTCCCAAGTGCTGGATGAGCTCGGTCTCAACCTGTCCGATGAGCTGTCAAGTAAGGAAAAACCCCCCGATCTTCAGCAGCTCATGTCTCTCGATATTCTTCTCAGCATTTTGCCGAATCCCCCCCCTGCGCTTTTCTTGCAGATCTTCCCAGCACCGGGGGGAGCCTCTCCGTGGCCGGCGGGAAGAAGGCCGAGCCTCAGACCGCCTTGGCCGACGCGGACGCGGACCTGGAGGAGCGTCTGAATAACCTGCGGAGAGACTAAATGCGCTAGAACTGTCCGAGAAGCGCACTTTGGCAAGGGTCACCAATACAAACGCACTTGAATCTCTGCGTCTAGATTCTTTTGGAGGCATAAGTGGCCGACTGTTAACAGCGAGCAGGCTGTTCCATAAGGTGTATGGCTTTTTGTTTGAGGTATTTTCATTTACTGTGTGTGCTATGTATCTTATCATTACGAGGGTGATTATCCTTCAGAGATCTAGAAAATCCTCTTCGATTTAGTTAAGACTCTGCCAAATGACACACGTTGTCTGTACATACTAACTTCTCAAAGCATGATGTACTTGCGGTTTAAATCAACACTAATTACAGAATATTCAaggaaaaccccccaaaaaaaatctaGAGATGTTAAAGAAGGCTAAATTTTATGACTGACATCTAGAAATGTCAGCGCATTTTGTACATGAGGCGGGTtcggtgttttttttttttttttctatcatcaatattaaaatgttatcagCCTTTTTATTCTCTATAAATGTGGAAGGTTCTAGTGGAAAATATAGTTTATTATGATGATGGTTATTGAAATTTGACAAAGAAGGCTATATTCTGGAAAACACTCCTGGCGATTCTTTTACTGACGTTCATGAGATCAGCAGTGTCCTTATTGCAAAAATGTTAAGGAGTTTGTGATGtggtgagttttttttgtttttttgagaaatcTTAATTTTGGCTTtattcaataaacatttttttttccagaagactGGGTAATGGATCAGTTTTCATGTGTAAAACTTGTcattatttgatatatttgtGACGCTTCTCAGCGTCTTAAGAGCAGATTGGGGAATTACATGATTTGCACTTTAACATGAAGGAtaggaggaaagaggaagaatgaAGGGTGAGAAAGACAAAGATGGAGAGGAGACAAAAATAATGGAAGAACATGTGGGAAGGAAGGCAAAGCAAAGAAAGGGTGAAAGGAAAGAAGGCCGGATATGAAGGAAGATGTGAGGAAGACTGAACTCTACGTATATGACgaagtaaaatataaagaaaatacaatggAGGTAAGACCAAAAGGAATAAACATTTGACAACGGGGTAAGGAATAGTctgcaaatacaaatatattctCTCCCCACCCACACTCCCGAGGCCTGGCAAATGCCAAAgttaaatttctaaattttttttatggtgcACAGGAACCAGTTTTGTGTAAGTAGAACAAAACTGGAAATCTGAGTCTAAAAAAGTCAGAAACGAACATATGGAAATTATGGAGGAACCATGGAGACATCCAACTTAAAATGAgttacattttttcttgttgatGCAAACACTCATCACAcccttttgtttaatttactgCCTGAATAATTCACAGCTCAGTGAAAAGAATGCcttagaaaacaaaagcactgGTGAATATTAATTTAGGAAATAGACCAAATACCAGGcggaaaaaaatagcaaagtcaaaatgtaaataaaaaaaatcttcagaagGAACCAAAAACTGTTGATCAGAACCAATTTAAACGGGACACAGTAGGTGTCTTATTTTAACCCTTAACCCCGAGGGTTAAAGGTTAGGCAGGATTGAAAGATGTGTGATTTGTATTCACTTATGGGCAGGAATGGATCTAAAATGCTATACAtactgaaaaagacaaatgtgtGTCGTAGACAttaattttattccaaaaaaaaaaattattttcaaaactgtcaATTTGTCAACATACAATCATAGAACAATATTGAATGTACTGAACACTTccaacattaaataataaaaaaataacagccatgttttatgtacatttgtttCTGAAAGCTATGTAcagtgacaagaaaaacaaaacaaaaaaaaaacatgttgcatttCCAAACCGCGTGGACCGCAGAACAGGTGGAGTGAACGCCTGCAGAGATCCACCGCTGTGATTGTGAGGAGCTCAGAGAGGAAAACGGGCAGAGCGCGTTGCGAAGCGTACAGGTCGCTAGAACTACAGCAGAAAGCTTTTTAGTAATCTAAAACATCTCAGAACTCAGGAGAGCAACGCATACACATAACCTGCCTAATATTTGCTGAACGAGAGCATGTCTTACAGttggaaatagaaaaaaaaaaaaaaatcacctgtaCAGTAAAGCGGAAGGTGTTCGGGCTGCAGAGCttgttaaagcagaaaaataactcTCCTTTTCAATTGTCATGCTtccaaaaatacatatatttttagtaGTTTTAGTAACCCAGTGAGAAGTAAAGATTCTCCCGTCTTGGGCTGAAGCCATGCTACCATCTTCTTTTTGCAACAGGTAAACAGTCCATGCAGCTCacatgaaaaatgaacaaaacagagaacagattcCTAAGTTTAAAGCCAAGTGCGTCTATTTCTGCTCCTCTGTTTTCGTGAACGAACCTCTCAGCTAGACGATCTGTTTCCGTACACTGAATTGGCTCAAGTACtgagattattttatatatgtagTCATGCTTGTTCAAAACTCCCATATCACAGTTAACATTGACAAAATCGTATTAAATTTGTGTGCAAACAATAAGAGCAACACGATACaatcaaattttgattttttattttccttcccaCTTGGGCATGGAGAAAAGCTACTCACAGCGAGAATTATGTGGCTGTATTGCTTGTTATGCCGAGTTTAAGCCCCTCTTTGCGCTCAAACAAGCTGAAGATGAGGCATCTCATTCTGCCAGAACAAAAATGCATTAAGACTGATTGAAACGCCATCTTTGAGtgataaaaactgatttctaatGGCACAGCTTGAGCAAAAAAACGTGCTCTGAACTCTTGGATGAACAGTCGCAATCGTGTTGACTGTAATCTTgcctcatttcttttttttccccccagtttTCTAGCAGGAGAGAAACCAGTCTGTGGTTTCATGCCtcacaaactgaaaacaactgCAAGTTGCACACACCGATGAACTGACTTCCCCGCCCTGAACTGTGGgccattttaaaattcagtcaTGGAGCCGCTCTGCTGCTGTCGCGTTCCGGCGTTCACTTCCGACAGGTTCGGTGAGGCGTGTGTTTCTTGGGCACCTCGATGCGACATCGGCTTCGCTCGTCCAGCCAGGGCAGCTCGAAGTTCCTGGAGGGAAAAATTTATTCGAATACCTTTGAATCCAACGGTTCAACAAAATGAGAACAACTTTTGTTGTTAAACCATTTGGCATTTCTTGTTCAGGTAAAAGGGGAACGGCTAATGTAATTAACCTCTCTAGCTTCTCCAAGGggttttaatgttattcccaACAACTTAATGCAGGGAATaaagaagaagattttttttatgtaaagattttttaaaaatctatgaTACAATTGCAAAAGTTAaagatttaatgaaataaaaaaaagcaaaaaaaaattaagataaatgatttttcaattggatgaagataaataaaaatccaagcATTATAACATATCTCTTAAACAGCTGtacagtcaaaaaaaaacaaaacctgcagacTTACTGCTGGGAGAGTTTGGGCAGCGGGCGACCAAATGCAACCACAGGCAAGAACGGAGTGATCACTATAGCTTCAActagaagagagaaaaaaattacaattagaataaaaaaataaataaaataaattcaaaaactttTCCCTGCAGTAcccaagtttgtttttcttccaaaactAGATAACAAGTCCTTCAATAGTACCATCTTCAGTTTCGGGGTAGAAGGACGACAGCTCCGGCTCGGTCTCCTGGACGGTCTTCTTCCTGTTCATGCGCTGCTGCAGACGCTGGAACACGCGCTGCTCTCTGATTCGCTGGATGTCCCATCTGAAAAAATTAAAGAGGAAAATTCAACATGCAAACTGCAGGAGGAcaagttgaaaaaacaaaacaaaaaaacaaaacatgagatACCAGGAACACTAAGCAATTGGTTCTTCGCTGTATATAACGAGtcttaattgtattttttgttaccGTTTTCCTAAGCTAAATTCTTGAAAAACtaagtaaatacataaataattaaaaataactaaattttGTGCTAAATATTTTCGGAAATCCTCGAGGAATGTCAAACACAACTTGTAATTTCCTGGTCTCTAGAGCTGGAGTGACGAAGCCATGAACACACAAAAGTCATCATGCAACACAGTcggattttaaaaagtaaacatattCACACAGAAAATTTGAACCAAACATCCATCTGCTGATTCGCCACATTCACCACTGAAACATCGTCCCCTTAGTTAAACGTTTATAACACAAAACACATCCATGCATTATTTTCTCAAGGTTTTCAAACAGATTGAGGTTTGCTggttgaatttttttatataaagatCAAGGTTGTAGGATATTTAATGTGTGTGCTGGCAATGTTGTTGGATATTGTAATGGGAGTATTAATTGCTACAATAATTCATTTATAATGAACTAGGACTGTAAAATTCTACCTCAAATTCTTATTaggtataaaaacaaacaaacaaaaaaaaacaatactagTTTGTAGTGATTCCAAATCCAAGGTATAAGGAtaactgttttttttgcatattgcAATAATTAATCATTTGTAATATGTTGGGTTGCAGTTTTAgttcaatttcatttttgaacATCCACTTTGTACCaaatatatacgtatatataaaaacattctcTTTCTGCATAACTTAGTATCAACTCCACTACTCTGCCTTAGTTAAACTCTAAACACCAAACTGCTTTAGTAAGTTCATTGCTGTaccttttcctcctcttc contains:
- the mrm1 gene encoding rRNA methyltransferase 1, mitochondrial, whose protein sequence is MWLSSSTHQHKFVLDWCRKLSRPVSSMGPPAETSHLSPEDRNRDPAVKRRHRGSNPSTAPHHPAVAERTAGRKKSFKDKSSKNDILPPQNHGRGGVFKVSSELRKLSLEDFPADKETKRQLRPKQEDTAEVVFGIAPCLLALTQGRRKVYQLLVKDGETSLRASVLSVCEEAHRRGVQVSRVSKKDLDKMSSAGVHQGVCLRASPLNFLTFDSESNTSGHGIPLWLVLERIQDPMNLGAILRSAYFLGVDRVISSLRHSCPLSPVVSKASSGVMEAMRVYGCDSLEDMLRTKVKQGWQVVGTVGADPEESRIPVASCSDFQVTRPTMLLMGSEGEGLSGKLLSVCQTLLTIPTGRDLAPGIESLNVSVAAGIMLHSLLTKSRCLSQKESRP
- the chmp2a gene encoding charged multivesicular body protein 2a codes for the protein MMEFLFGKRKTPEEMLRQNQRALNRAMRDLDRERMKLEQQEKKIIADIKKMAKQGQMDAVKIMAKDLVRTRRYIKKFIMMKANIQAVSLKIQTLKSNNSMAQAMKGVTKAMATMNRQLKLPQIQKIMMEFEKQSEMMDMKEEMMNDAIDDAMGDEDDEEESDAIVSQVLDELGLNLSDELSNLPSTGGSLSVAGGKKAEPQTALADADADLEERLNNLRRD